A genomic segment from Panulirus ornatus isolate Po-2019 chromosome 7, ASM3632096v1, whole genome shotgun sequence encodes:
- the LOC139749583 gene encoding serine protease inhibitor 88Ea-like isoform X2: protein MVAHVWRLALFVVGLGMPQSHGQVNVCFNDKYEPPSSSFFPVVEQFGLSLFRQVASRKPDTSVFLSPYSVWSVLSLAYFGSEGETRRQLEKVLNFSSKTSTYYNWKSLKFMIETNPGNEASSGVRLKSSNTAYLSDQLEVEPCIKSILSKDLRSIDFTNSNRARSIINNDVKKTTEGRIPELIQFLPPQTRFALVNAIFLKGQWEFAFNPKETHRQEFLVPPGRFDGVVEMMMQEATFKHVSSPTLNASMLELPYLNSNISMYLLLPNTWSTDTILRQLTDQNLNAAISTMVPKPVKVGLPKFKMTTRIEEELMNILIAMGIEALFAPGIADLTAFTKSASLNVDAAIHQATVEINEEGTVAAAATSLINTRFGGPPVEFICNRPFVFLIRDKFTGITLFAGNVLNTSEMEKV from the exons ATGGTTGCGCATGTCTGGAGGTTGGCGTTGTTTGTGGTGGGTCTTGGCATGCCTCAAAGCCATGGCCAGGTGAACGTTTGCTTCAATGATAAGTATGAGCCTCCCTCGAGCTCCTTCTTCCCAGTTGTGGAGCAGTTCGGCCTCTCGCTTTTCCGCCAGGTTGCCTCGAGGAAGCCTGACACGAGTGTGTTCCTCTCACCTTACAGTGTGTGGAGTGTCCTGTCGCTGGCCTACTTTGGCTCAGAAGGTGAGACCAGAAGGCAGTTAGAGAAGGTTCTCAACTTCAGCTCCAAGACATCCACATACTACAACTGGAAGAGCCTCAAGTTTAT GATAGAGACCAACCCAGGTAATGAAGCATCATCAGGAGTACGCCTCAAGAGCAGCAACACTGCTTACCTCTCGGACCAGCTGGAAGTTGAACCCTGCATCAAGAGCATCCTCAGCAAGGATTTGCGAAGTATAGACTTTACCAATAGTAACAGAGCACGCTCTATCATCAACAATGATGTAAAGAAAACTACAGAGGGCAGGATCCCAGAGCTCATACAATTCCTTCCTCCTCAAACCCGCTTTGCACTCGTCAATGCCATCTTCCTAAAGGGTCAGTGGGAGTTTGCCTTCAATCCAAAAGAGACTCACCGGCAAGAATTCTTGGTCCCTCCTGGAAGATTTGATGGGGTCGTGGAAATGATGATGCAGGAGGCTACCTTCAAACATG TCAGTTCCCCCACTCTCAATGCATCAATGCTAGAGCTGCCGTACCTGAACTCGAACATCTCCATGTACCTGCTGCTGCCCAACACCTGGAGCACGGATACCATCCTGAGACAGCTGACTGATCAGAACTTGAATGCAGCCATTAGTACCATGGTGCCCAAACCTGTCAAAGTTGGCCTACCCAAGTTTAAGATGACAACCAGGATTGAGGAAGAGCTCATGAAT ATACTGATTGCAATGGGCATTGAAGCACTGTTTGCGCCAGGCATTGCTGACCTTACTGCCTTCACGAAGTCTGCCTCCCTAAATGTGGATGCTGCTATACACCAAGCTACAGTGGAGATCAATGAGGAGGGCACTGTAGCTGCCGCAGCTACAT CACTGATCAACACACGCTTTGGAGGTCCACCAGTCGAATTCATTTGCAACAGACCTTTCGTCTTCCTCATTCGAGACAAGTTTACTGGTATCACCCTTTTCGCTGGCAATGTGTTAAACACTTCTGAGATGGAGAAAGTGTGA
- the LOC139749583 gene encoding serine protease inhibitor 88Ea-like isoform X1 — protein MKVRFVGYELRISTVIGVKLVPLPLVIRMVAHVWRLALFVVGLGMPQSHGQVNVCFNDKYEPPSSSFFPVVEQFGLSLFRQVASRKPDTSVFLSPYSVWSVLSLAYFGSEGETRRQLEKVLNFSSKTSTYYNWKSLKFMIETNPGNEASSGVRLKSSNTAYLSDQLEVEPCIKSILSKDLRSIDFTNSNRARSIINNDVKKTTEGRIPELIQFLPPQTRFALVNAIFLKGQWEFAFNPKETHRQEFLVPPGRFDGVVEMMMQEATFKHVSSPTLNASMLELPYLNSNISMYLLLPNTWSTDTILRQLTDQNLNAAISTMVPKPVKVGLPKFKMTTRIEEELMNILIAMGIEALFAPGIADLTAFTKSASLNVDAAIHQATVEINEEGTVAAAATSLINTRFGGPPVEFICNRPFVFLIRDKFTGITLFAGNVLNTSEMEKV, from the exons GATGGTTGCGCATGTCTGGAGGTTGGCGTTGTTTGTGGTGGGTCTTGGCATGCCTCAAAGCCATGGCCAGGTGAACGTTTGCTTCAATGATAAGTATGAGCCTCCCTCGAGCTCCTTCTTCCCAGTTGTGGAGCAGTTCGGCCTCTCGCTTTTCCGCCAGGTTGCCTCGAGGAAGCCTGACACGAGTGTGTTCCTCTCACCTTACAGTGTGTGGAGTGTCCTGTCGCTGGCCTACTTTGGCTCAGAAGGTGAGACCAGAAGGCAGTTAGAGAAGGTTCTCAACTTCAGCTCCAAGACATCCACATACTACAACTGGAAGAGCCTCAAGTTTAT GATAGAGACCAACCCAGGTAATGAAGCATCATCAGGAGTACGCCTCAAGAGCAGCAACACTGCTTACCTCTCGGACCAGCTGGAAGTTGAACCCTGCATCAAGAGCATCCTCAGCAAGGATTTGCGAAGTATAGACTTTACCAATAGTAACAGAGCACGCTCTATCATCAACAATGATGTAAAGAAAACTACAGAGGGCAGGATCCCAGAGCTCATACAATTCCTTCCTCCTCAAACCCGCTTTGCACTCGTCAATGCCATCTTCCTAAAGGGTCAGTGGGAGTTTGCCTTCAATCCAAAAGAGACTCACCGGCAAGAATTCTTGGTCCCTCCTGGAAGATTTGATGGGGTCGTGGAAATGATGATGCAGGAGGCTACCTTCAAACATG TCAGTTCCCCCACTCTCAATGCATCAATGCTAGAGCTGCCGTACCTGAACTCGAACATCTCCATGTACCTGCTGCTGCCCAACACCTGGAGCACGGATACCATCCTGAGACAGCTGACTGATCAGAACTTGAATGCAGCCATTAGTACCATGGTGCCCAAACCTGTCAAAGTTGGCCTACCCAAGTTTAAGATGACAACCAGGATTGAGGAAGAGCTCATGAAT ATACTGATTGCAATGGGCATTGAAGCACTGTTTGCGCCAGGCATTGCTGACCTTACTGCCTTCACGAAGTCTGCCTCCCTAAATGTGGATGCTGCTATACACCAAGCTACAGTGGAGATCAATGAGGAGGGCACTGTAGCTGCCGCAGCTACAT CACTGATCAACACACGCTTTGGAGGTCCACCAGTCGAATTCATTTGCAACAGACCTTTCGTCTTCCTCATTCGAGACAAGTTTACTGGTATCACCCTTTTCGCTGGCAATGTGTTAAACACTTCTGAGATGGAGAAAGTGTGA